Proteins encoded together in one Pelagicoccus enzymogenes window:
- a CDS encoding TonB-dependent receptor, whose protein sequence is MSTDGFGQSTGSLRGQVKNLSTGKLLTNAQVVIEGTNLRTYTDEYGEYRFSNVATGEVKVTASYLGLGEKSLTVSVGAGSTTAPVIALFTARAGLDSEEVFELEAFTVDGSDFDSNAIAQQERKTSSNFKLVQHADALGEIAEGNIGEFLKNMPGVAIDYVAADARSIKLRGMSADFTTVTVDGASMASAASSGKGRNFELEQVSLTNIEQLEVTKLPRPDNPANSMGGSINLVSKNAFAQGGRKITYKAFANWNGIYGFDFDKSPGWTADSYRTKTNPSFEFGYSDVFLNDRLGASFTVSQSNQFNIQRRFSYTGDYRVLNDGSVANERIQIQDGPKFSFRQSLAANFDYKASENTIFTLRSQVNWYDAEFNNRNYNFAIGTDMANSREGHIEGSFTSNNNVGASVRNKKGITTHVDLGAKHTFGDWKIDYGFTSSIATNEYRDGSEGYVEGMSTRSFNASGQRLAYDFENMMVAYTDITSTDSSGNVLPNYGFDLSRGRLAYLRHRPNDSEDKRTNLRLNVTRLFEVGDHKGSVKFGYDRSKQHRDTINREWRYNVNSGSATASKPLSDFVDEVYVGITPGFGYPGFTWLSSIQLEDYLNANMGDFTLANSTALSAQQGSYLNLDETIDSLYLMGSIGFAGEKGLFTTGIRYEDTNVEGLSPVGSKVVPDPTPEDPNRTKTLSTMWLEGSGENGVLTGEFLSANQGYGTYHPSAHLRYNITPQLTARLSAANTIGRPSFGNMFGAATISYDTSNFEYTLNLKNPNLTPRRSDNLDFTLEYYFGDTSLLSASVFQNDIKNFEGTTTIPMSREAMADAGIPYQSEYDDVDNLKYTFTAGDATVRGLELSWNQSLDQSWVPEFFKASSVYANGTFLDLEGRFEGTDYASFTDTLPGFAKETISYGFIFDKRPFSLKFRWNTRGEETQSGTRNLRLVDGTVLRPYIHDEERTTLDINGDYKVNENVSVFFSVRNAKNAPYRWILDLGEVAGSPTTERVLYREESYGSQWSLGVKGKF, encoded by the coding sequence ATGAGCACTGACGGATTCGGTCAATCAACTGGCTCCTTGCGCGGCCAGGTCAAAAACTTGTCCACCGGGAAGTTGCTCACGAACGCCCAAGTGGTGATCGAGGGCACGAACCTCAGGACTTACACGGACGAGTACGGCGAGTACCGTTTCTCGAACGTTGCCACTGGGGAGGTAAAGGTAACGGCGAGTTACCTGGGACTCGGAGAAAAGTCTTTGACCGTCTCGGTAGGGGCGGGCAGCACCACCGCTCCGGTCATCGCCCTGTTCACCGCTCGTGCCGGCTTGGACAGCGAGGAAGTCTTCGAGCTGGAGGCATTCACGGTGGACGGCAGCGATTTCGACAGCAACGCCATCGCCCAGCAGGAACGTAAGACGTCCTCGAACTTCAAGCTCGTGCAGCACGCCGATGCCTTGGGTGAAATCGCCGAGGGCAACATTGGCGAGTTCCTCAAGAACATGCCCGGCGTGGCCATCGACTACGTGGCGGCGGACGCTCGCTCCATCAAGTTGCGTGGCATGTCGGCCGACTTCACCACGGTGACGGTTGACGGGGCTTCCATGGCCTCTGCCGCATCCAGCGGCAAGGGACGTAATTTCGAGCTCGAGCAGGTTTCTCTGACGAACATCGAGCAGCTCGAAGTGACCAAGCTTCCGCGTCCGGACAACCCTGCGAACTCCATGGGCGGTTCCATCAATCTTGTGAGCAAGAACGCTTTCGCGCAAGGTGGGCGCAAGATCACTTACAAGGCCTTTGCCAACTGGAACGGTATTTACGGTTTCGACTTCGACAAGTCTCCCGGCTGGACTGCGGACAGCTACCGCACCAAGACGAATCCCAGCTTCGAGTTCGGATACTCGGACGTGTTCCTTAACGATCGCCTCGGCGCGTCCTTCACGGTTTCGCAATCGAACCAATTCAATATCCAACGTCGCTTCAGCTACACGGGCGACTACCGTGTCCTGAACGACGGAAGCGTCGCCAACGAACGGATACAGATCCAGGACGGACCGAAGTTCAGCTTCCGCCAAAGCTTGGCGGCCAACTTCGACTACAAGGCCAGCGAGAACACGATCTTCACCCTGCGCTCCCAGGTGAACTGGTACGATGCGGAGTTCAACAACCGCAACTACAACTTCGCGATCGGCACCGACATGGCGAATTCGAGGGAAGGGCACATCGAAGGCTCCTTCACTTCCAACAACAACGTCGGCGCCTCCGTTCGTAACAAAAAAGGAATCACCACCCACGTCGACCTCGGCGCCAAGCACACCTTTGGCGACTGGAAGATCGATTACGGATTCACCTCGTCCATCGCGACCAACGAGTATCGCGACGGATCCGAAGGGTACGTCGAAGGCATGTCCACCCGGAGCTTCAACGCAAGCGGTCAGCGTTTGGCCTACGACTTCGAGAACATGATGGTGGCCTACACGGACATCACTTCCACCGACTCTTCGGGCAACGTCCTGCCGAACTACGGTTTCGACCTGTCGAGAGGCCGTCTCGCCTACCTGCGTCATCGTCCAAACGACTCGGAGGACAAGCGCACGAACTTGCGCCTCAACGTGACTCGCCTATTCGAGGTAGGCGACCACAAGGGATCGGTAAAGTTTGGATACGACCGCAGCAAGCAGCATCGCGACACGATCAACCGCGAATGGCGCTACAACGTGAACAGCGGAAGCGCCACTGCTTCTAAGCCGCTCTCCGACTTCGTCGATGAAGTGTACGTAGGCATCACTCCAGGTTTCGGTTACCCAGGTTTCACTTGGCTGAGCTCGATCCAGTTAGAAGATTACTTGAACGCCAACATGGGTGATTTCACCTTGGCGAACAGCACCGCGTTGAGCGCTCAGCAAGGCAGCTACCTGAATCTCGACGAAACGATCGATTCGCTCTACCTGATGGGCTCGATCGGTTTCGCAGGCGAGAAGGGCTTGTTCACTACTGGTATCCGCTATGAAGATACGAACGTTGAAGGCTTGTCTCCCGTAGGTTCGAAGGTCGTTCCCGATCCAACGCCAGAAGATCCGAACCGCACCAAAACGCTGTCGACCATGTGGCTTGAAGGTAGCGGCGAAAACGGCGTCTTGACCGGCGAGTTCCTCTCAGCGAACCAGGGTTACGGGACTTATCACCCGAGCGCTCACCTGCGCTACAACATCACGCCGCAGCTCACGGCTCGTCTGTCTGCAGCGAACACGATTGGTCGTCCAAGCTTTGGCAACATGTTCGGCGCGGCGACGATTTCCTATGATACCTCGAATTTTGAATACACTTTGAATCTCAAGAACCCGAACCTCACGCCACGTCGTTCGGACAATCTGGACTTCACGCTCGAATACTACTTCGGCGACACCAGTCTCTTGAGCGCTTCCGTATTCCAGAACGACATCAAGAACTTCGAAGGAACGACCACCATTCCAATGAGCCGCGAGGCCATGGCGGACGCGGGCATTCCGTATCAGTCAGAGTATGACGACGTCGACAACCTGAAGTACACCTTTACAGCGGGCGACGCGACGGTCCGTGGCCTGGAGCTGAGCTGGAACCAAAGCTTGGACCAGTCCTGGGTTCCTGAATTCTTCAAGGCGTCCAGCGTCTACGCTAACGGTACCTTCCTCGATCTCGAAGGTCGCTTCGAGGGGACGGACTATGCCTCCTTCACGGACACCCTACCAGGTTTCGCCAAGGAAACGATCTCCTATGGTTTCATCTTCGACAAGCGTCCGTTCTCGCTCAAGTTCCGTTGGAACACCCGCGGGGAGGAAACGCAAAGCGGTACCCGCAACTTGCGTCTCGTGGATGGCACTGTATTGCGTCCTTACATACATGACGAAGAGCGTACGACGCTCGACATCAACGGCGACTACAAGGTCAACGAAAACGTGTCGGTGTTCTTCTCTGTGCGCAACGCCAAGAACGCTCCTTACCGCTGGATCCTCGATCTTGGCGAAGTGGCGGGGTCGCCCACCACGGAGCGTGTGCTCTACCGCGAGGAATCCTACGGTTCCCAGTGGTCGCTGGGCGTAAAGGGCAAGTTCTAG
- a CDS encoding alpha-amylase family glycosyl hydrolase: MKITHLLLAMTLGRAVAASSVSVVPEFPVSGEDVTIIYDPEGGVLSDASKVYLYRGFNDWAAVAGPDQEMSWNEDLKAFEFTYQVPEAAYKIDFVFRDGDNVWDNNGTLDWHVEVTLADAPAELPKPPPLPDTASESRVMMQGFYWDAPAGNWYKIMASKASELRNMGSGQGIDRIWFPPPSKSESGPYSMGYDPYDYYDLGQYNQKGTVRTRFGTQDELKAALSAFREEGILCMADIVLNHRSGGDWQVNPNTGDAYWTDFSGVASGKAKWDYDDFHPSSLEVSDEGKFAGFPDVAHKASEGPGDPVYDLLEWGNWLTDPANAGFDGGWRFDYVKGFSPRMIRDFREGTGSPFGIIECWDGIPMIEAYLRVCGGTSAFDFPNYYAMRDIFNDQAGGGNIASLRDSNRSLLVRNPEYAVTFVANHDTDEIASNRMLAYAYILTSEGYPCLFWRDYFDRGLADLGGQAGNGIKALVWARGALAGGKPEIEILQGNHADLLVYGTKNGLSRSPGYIVAINDSASLAESSEVYTSNPLLRGRRLKCYAWYSYVAGKNVQPSEIEVSLGGRVAVSAPPRGYAVYGPVDLAVPEVKADSFDRQAGKARLTVRNVIEGVPYRIESRLSLGREAGWSEAGAFLGTDSGELEVTVDWIPQENVFWRVVAEQ, encoded by the coding sequence ATGAAGATTACCCACTTGCTTCTCGCCATGACCTTAGGCCGTGCCGTTGCGGCCTCTTCGGTTTCCGTAGTACCGGAATTTCCTGTCTCTGGAGAGGACGTTACGATTATTTACGACCCGGAAGGGGGCGTGCTTTCGGACGCGTCGAAAGTTTACTTGTATCGAGGTTTCAATGACTGGGCGGCGGTGGCAGGACCAGACCAAGAAATGTCGTGGAACGAGGATTTGAAGGCTTTCGAATTCACCTATCAAGTGCCGGAAGCTGCCTACAAGATCGATTTTGTGTTCCGCGACGGCGATAATGTTTGGGACAATAATGGTACGCTCGACTGGCACGTGGAGGTTACTTTAGCGGATGCTCCCGCAGAACTGCCGAAACCACCGCCACTGCCCGATACCGCGAGCGAATCGCGGGTGATGATGCAGGGCTTCTATTGGGATGCGCCTGCGGGGAATTGGTACAAGATCATGGCGAGCAAGGCTTCGGAGCTGCGCAATATGGGGAGCGGTCAAGGGATTGATCGCATCTGGTTTCCTCCGCCGAGCAAAAGCGAGTCGGGGCCTTATTCGATGGGCTACGATCCCTACGACTATTATGACTTGGGGCAATACAACCAAAAAGGTACGGTGCGGACACGCTTTGGAACCCAGGACGAGCTCAAGGCTGCTTTGTCCGCCTTCCGAGAGGAGGGGATACTTTGTATGGCTGATATCGTGCTCAACCATCGCAGCGGCGGAGATTGGCAAGTGAATCCAAATACTGGAGACGCCTATTGGACGGACTTTTCAGGAGTTGCCAGTGGCAAGGCAAAGTGGGACTACGATGACTTTCACCCTTCCAGCTTGGAAGTGAGCGATGAAGGGAAATTTGCAGGTTTTCCCGATGTTGCGCACAAAGCGAGCGAGGGGCCGGGCGATCCTGTCTACGACCTGTTGGAGTGGGGAAACTGGTTAACGGATCCGGCGAACGCCGGCTTTGATGGTGGGTGGCGATTCGACTACGTGAAGGGGTTCTCTCCGCGTATGATTCGAGATTTTCGGGAGGGAACGGGAAGTCCCTTTGGGATAATCGAGTGCTGGGATGGGATTCCTATGATCGAGGCTTACTTGCGGGTTTGCGGAGGGACGAGCGCTTTCGATTTTCCCAACTACTACGCAATGAGGGACATATTCAACGATCAGGCGGGAGGAGGGAATATCGCGAGTCTGCGAGACTCAAATCGCTCTTTGCTCGTACGGAATCCTGAATACGCGGTTACTTTCGTCGCGAATCACGACACGGACGAAATTGCAAGCAACCGCATGTTGGCCTACGCTTACATTCTGACATCGGAAGGCTATCCCTGTCTCTTTTGGCGAGACTACTTCGATCGCGGCCTAGCGGATCTCGGGGGGCAAGCTGGCAATGGCATCAAGGCCTTGGTATGGGCTCGAGGAGCCTTGGCGGGTGGAAAGCCGGAGATTGAGATCCTGCAAGGGAACCATGCGGATCTGCTGGTCTACGGGACGAAAAATGGACTGTCGCGATCGCCTGGATACATCGTGGCGATCAATGACAGCGCTTCGCTAGCCGAATCGTCCGAAGTATACACGAGCAACCCGCTCTTGCGAGGACGCCGCTTAAAGTGCTATGCTTGGTATTCCTACGTCGCGGGCAAGAACGTTCAACCGTCAGAGATCGAGGTTTCCCTCGGAGGTAGAGTGGCGGTGAGCGCTCCGCCGCGTGGATACGCGGTATACGGTCCGGTCGATCTGGCGGTTCCCGAAGTGAAGGCCGATAGTTTCGATAGGCAAGCGGGCAAGGCGAGACTCACGGTTAGAAACGTCATCGAGGGCGTTCCTTACCGGATCGAATCTCGTTTGTCCTTGGGGCGGGAGGCAGGATGGTCGGAGGCGGGCGCTTTTCTCGGTACGGATAGCGGTGAATTGGAGGTGACCGTGGATTGGATTCCTCAGGAGAACGTTTTCTGGCGGGTGGTTGCAGAGCAATAG
- a CDS encoding sulfatase family protein, protein MKSSLSVITFLSLACLTQAAVHPVPSEVVPKFADGAKKRNVVFILSDDHRYDAMSFMGHPIAETPQLDRLAANGVHLKNAFVTTSLCSPSRASILTGLYTFRHQVIDNQRLVPEGTLFFPQYLQQAGYATGFVGKWHMGSHNDDPRPGFDYWVSFRGQGHYYPPSADYTLNKNGERIQQNGYITKVLTDHALEFLDRQKDAEKPFFLYLSHKAVHSNFTPEPKYDGEFAGKQIERPASEAEVIGNELNRPRWLLDQRNSWHGVDFPYHSDADIEYLYRRYCEALSSVDDSVGAVLGKLREMGIYDETLVIYMGDNGFMFGEHGLIDKRVAYETSIRVPMLMQCPELFEGGTVVDEVVANIDIAPTVMDAMGLDKPQHMDGASFIPLALGKEVPWRDYFLYVYYWEKNFPQTPTQFSLRGDRFKYITYYGLWDTDELFDIQADPGEQRNLIHDPKYAKQQREMENRLYEMMEDLGGDAVPLRKPGAFSKNKRLGPVGGDRAADFPEAMVLDAPENRDAN, encoded by the coding sequence ATGAAATCTAGCTTATCCGTTATTACGTTCCTCTCGCTTGCCTGCCTTACTCAAGCCGCTGTGCACCCCGTTCCTTCGGAAGTCGTCCCGAAATTTGCGGACGGCGCCAAGAAGCGAAACGTGGTTTTTATTCTGTCCGACGACCATCGCTACGACGCGATGAGTTTCATGGGTCATCCCATAGCGGAAACTCCGCAACTGGACCGCTTGGCAGCGAATGGGGTGCATCTGAAAAACGCCTTCGTCACTACCTCCCTTTGTTCCCCGAGTCGGGCTTCTATTTTGACAGGTTTGTATACCTTCCGCCATCAGGTGATCGACAATCAGAGGCTGGTGCCGGAGGGGACGCTATTCTTTCCTCAGTACTTGCAGCAGGCGGGCTACGCTACGGGCTTTGTCGGAAAATGGCATATGGGCTCTCATAACGACGATCCGCGTCCGGGATTCGACTATTGGGTGAGCTTCCGTGGGCAGGGGCACTACTATCCGCCGAGCGCGGACTATACCTTGAACAAGAATGGAGAGCGTATCCAGCAAAATGGATACATAACGAAAGTCCTGACGGATCATGCTCTCGAGTTTCTCGATCGGCAGAAGGACGCGGAGAAACCTTTCTTCCTCTACCTGTCGCACAAGGCGGTGCACTCGAACTTCACTCCTGAGCCGAAGTACGACGGCGAGTTTGCGGGCAAGCAAATTGAAAGGCCAGCCAGCGAAGCAGAAGTGATTGGCAACGAACTCAATCGCCCGCGTTGGCTGTTGGACCAGCGCAACAGCTGGCATGGGGTGGACTTTCCGTACCACAGCGATGCGGACATCGAATATCTCTACCGCCGCTACTGCGAGGCTCTCAGCTCGGTGGACGACAGCGTGGGAGCTGTGCTAGGAAAGTTGAGGGAAATGGGTATTTACGATGAAACGCTCGTGATCTACATGGGCGACAATGGGTTTATGTTTGGCGAGCATGGCTTGATTGACAAGCGGGTGGCCTACGAAACTTCCATTCGAGTTCCCATGTTGATGCAATGCCCTGAGCTTTTCGAGGGAGGCACGGTCGTAGATGAGGTGGTTGCCAACATCGATATCGCGCCTACGGTCATGGATGCGATGGGCTTGGATAAGCCGCAGCACATGGATGGAGCGAGCTTCATACCGCTAGCCTTGGGAAAAGAGGTCCCATGGCGCGACTACTTCCTGTACGTCTATTATTGGGAGAAAAATTTCCCTCAGACGCCGACCCAGTTTTCGCTGAGAGGCGATCGCTTTAAGTACATCACTTACTACGGCTTATGGGACACGGACGAGCTTTTCGATATTCAGGCGGATCCGGGAGAGCAGCGCAACCTGATCCACGATCCCAAGTATGCGAAGCAGCAACGAGAAATGGAGAATAGGCTGTACGAGATGATGGAGGACCTAGGCGGCGACGCGGTGCCGCTACGCAAGCCTGGTGCCTTCTCGAAAAACAAGCGCCTAGGGCCGGTTGGTGGTGATCGAGCGGCGGACTTTCCGGAGGCGATGGTTCTGGACGCGCCAGAGAACCGAGATGCGAACTAG
- a CDS encoding IclR family transcriptional regulator: MEKYRIPNLHKACLVLKLLSTTPQALSIRSISESLQIPRTTTLRILATLTLDGFTAKTGDCYSLGPSLIPIGSAAKSALDIAQLARPLLHQVVQATGETCHLAVPSGNRALIAEAISGKQRLSASTKQGAVIELHCSATGKCLLAYAHWPDLQGVASEQDLKRHTPKTITSFPQLSDEIDRVRKRHYALDDEEFRKGVRRIAAPVFSDDNRCVAAIGISASCKRLPLDRIEATASIIKDAAHELSRLLGWTVALQESQA, encoded by the coding sequence ATGGAAAAGTATCGCATTCCCAATCTGCACAAGGCCTGTCTAGTCCTGAAGCTCCTGTCGACCACCCCTCAGGCTCTTTCCATTCGCAGCATATCGGAATCGCTGCAAATCCCGCGCACCACGACCCTTCGCATACTCGCAACGCTCACCCTCGACGGATTCACCGCCAAGACTGGCGACTGCTACAGCCTAGGCCCCTCCCTGATCCCAATCGGCAGCGCCGCCAAGTCCGCCCTCGATATCGCGCAGCTGGCCCGCCCTCTCCTGCATCAAGTCGTTCAAGCCACCGGAGAAACCTGCCACCTAGCGGTTCCTTCAGGCAATCGAGCGCTCATCGCGGAGGCCATCTCAGGCAAGCAACGCCTTTCCGCCTCGACCAAGCAAGGTGCCGTCATCGAGCTTCATTGCTCCGCCACCGGCAAATGCCTGCTCGCCTACGCTCATTGGCCCGACCTGCAGGGCGTAGCGAGCGAGCAGGACCTGAAACGCCACACCCCCAAGACCATCACAAGCTTCCCCCAACTCTCCGACGAAATCGACCGCGTCAGAAAACGACACTACGCCCTCGACGACGAGGAGTTTCGCAAGGGCGTCCGCCGTATCGCCGCCCCCGTATTTTCCGACGACAACCGTTGCGTAGCCGCCATTGGCATCTCCGCATCCTGCAAGCGCCTCCCCCTCGATCGCATAGAGGCCACAGCCAGCATAATCAAAGATGCGGCGCATGAACTTTCACGCCTGCTCGGATGGACAGTGGCCTTGCAGGAATCCCAAGCCTAA
- a CDS encoding AraC family transcriptional regulator: MSEPKRSTASTTKTQIGSPLSKADRIEIIETLGRCVREAEYNQLTLKVPSEEGRLQKRPGMHYHFKPEIFVQNQGWTEFKVPSETITVRPGEACIMPAGVPHQETISSAKEPFRNLVVGFYSNAISVHLAFEVKPGKPEIDVIEFYDAPNLDVFLSLTNSLVDNNQKTGPTRDHVVKGLSIALFAMVKGLVERGNEGINKDIGKVFQAKWLIREQLSNTELNVKMLAERLQCSPDYLSHLFNTQTEEKLTHYIQRIRVEGAALALQTTPLYVSEIAWSSGFSDPAYFARVFKKFLGMSPQEYRAQSEERRRKEESRPKTIYYDHVDYSAGESHR; this comes from the coding sequence ATGAGCGAGCCCAAACGTTCAACTGCATCGACCACAAAAACTCAAATTGGCAGTCCCCTGTCCAAGGCTGACCGCATTGAGATTATCGAGACGTTGGGCCGCTGCGTGCGGGAGGCGGAATACAACCAGTTGACCTTGAAGGTGCCGAGCGAGGAGGGGAGGCTGCAGAAGCGGCCGGGCATGCACTACCATTTCAAGCCGGAGATTTTCGTGCAGAACCAGGGGTGGACCGAGTTTAAGGTTCCTAGCGAAACGATAACGGTGCGTCCCGGCGAGGCCTGTATTATGCCGGCTGGCGTGCCGCATCAGGAGACGATCTCCTCTGCCAAGGAGCCGTTCAGGAACTTGGTGGTGGGATTCTACAGCAACGCGATCAGCGTGCACCTCGCTTTCGAGGTGAAGCCGGGCAAGCCGGAGATCGACGTTATCGAATTCTATGACGCTCCGAACCTGGACGTTTTCCTGAGTTTGACCAACAGCTTGGTGGACAACAACCAGAAGACGGGGCCCACCCGCGACCATGTGGTCAAGGGATTGAGCATCGCTCTTTTTGCGATGGTGAAGGGCTTGGTCGAAAGAGGAAACGAAGGGATCAACAAGGACATCGGCAAGGTGTTCCAAGCGAAGTGGCTGATCCGTGAGCAACTTTCGAATACGGAGCTTAACGTGAAGATGCTGGCGGAACGCTTGCAGTGCTCGCCGGACTACTTGTCGCATCTCTTCAATACGCAGACCGAGGAAAAGCTCACTCACTACATCCAGCGAATCCGGGTGGAGGGGGCGGCCCTGGCCCTGCAGACGACGCCGCTCTACGTCTCGGAGATCGCTTGGTCGAGCGGGTTTTCGGATCCGGCCTACTTTGCCCGCGTGTTTAAGAAGTTTCTAGGAATGTCGCCGCAAGAATACCGAGCGCAAAGCGAGGAGCGGCGACGCAAAGAGGAGTCGCGTCCCAAGACGATCTATTACGACCACGTCGACTACTCGGCTGGCGAATCTCATCGCTGA
- a CDS encoding glycoside hydrolase family 127 protein, with protein sequence MLQRTIASSLLLLPLALAQAGERSLVDTSDSPHAKMYMVDVDDVQWREGFWGERFDVLKESMIPYMWELFQDDYESHAWSNYLIAAGLGKGRHGEGRFRGPPFNDGDFLKWFEAVVNVYALTKDPELDALMDEIIEVVSKAQREDGYLHTKVIIPQRQGIAEAKEFEDREHFETYNMGHLITTACLHYRVTGKESMLELAIKAADYIDGLCRDVPEDLARNAICPSHYMGVMELYRVTGDEKYKELGAQMIEIRSLVPEDIGSDHNQDRVPFREMEEAVGHAVRANYLYAGVADVVVENGDWSLFEPLEKIAEDVATQKLYITGMTGAIYDGASPDGSKKHHSIKLVHQAYGRDYQLPNLTAYNETCATIGYNLWNWRMLTLTGEVGYMDLFEQTLYNGIMPGISLEGTEYFYTNPLRKLKEFDWPLRWGVTRAPNIKSSFCCPPNVLRTIAEVHNHMYSLSDGALFVNLYGANDLDTQWKDGQAVKLRQSTNYPWDGAVRLDFEKAPKSQFALQLRIPEWVNPETTQVVVNGEKVASGIEGGQYFELKRKWKEGDVVELDLGFEVSLYESNPLVEETLGQVAVKYGPLVYCVESNDLPQGVDLMDVALSLDAAEKGVVLGSKQIVNTTVTTVTLPAWHLNSEGWESKSLYRKASKTQAKPIQLEFVPYYAWGNRGDTDMTIWLQSR encoded by the coding sequence ATGTTACAACGTACTATTGCCTCATCCTTGTTACTGCTTCCATTGGCCTTAGCTCAGGCCGGAGAGCGTTCCCTGGTAGACACTTCAGATTCGCCGCACGCGAAGATGTACATGGTGGACGTGGACGACGTGCAGTGGCGCGAGGGCTTTTGGGGCGAGCGCTTCGATGTGCTCAAGGAATCGATGATTCCCTACATGTGGGAACTCTTCCAGGACGACTACGAGAGTCACGCGTGGTCGAACTACTTGATCGCGGCTGGCTTGGGCAAGGGACGTCATGGCGAGGGGCGGTTTAGGGGGCCTCCTTTCAACGACGGGGACTTTCTCAAGTGGTTCGAGGCGGTAGTGAACGTCTATGCCTTGACCAAGGATCCGGAGCTGGACGCGTTGATGGATGAGATCATCGAGGTGGTCAGCAAGGCCCAGCGCGAAGATGGTTACCTGCACACGAAGGTCATCATTCCCCAACGCCAAGGGATCGCCGAGGCCAAGGAGTTCGAGGACCGCGAGCACTTCGAGACCTACAACATGGGTCATTTAATCACGACTGCCTGTTTGCATTACCGGGTGACTGGAAAGGAAAGCATGCTCGAGCTGGCCATCAAGGCGGCTGACTACATCGATGGGCTTTGTCGCGACGTGCCGGAGGATTTGGCCCGCAATGCGATTTGTCCCTCCCATTACATGGGCGTGATGGAACTGTATCGAGTAACTGGTGACGAAAAGTACAAGGAACTCGGAGCCCAGATGATCGAGATTCGCAGCTTGGTGCCGGAAGATATTGGCAGCGACCACAATCAGGATCGTGTACCTTTTCGCGAAATGGAGGAAGCGGTAGGCCATGCGGTACGGGCCAACTATCTCTACGCTGGCGTAGCGGACGTAGTTGTCGAAAACGGGGACTGGAGCTTGTTCGAGCCTTTGGAGAAGATAGCGGAGGACGTTGCCACGCAAAAGCTCTACATTACGGGCATGACGGGCGCGATCTACGACGGCGCGTCGCCGGACGGCTCCAAGAAGCACCATTCCATCAAGCTTGTTCATCAAGCTTATGGTCGCGACTACCAGTTGCCGAACTTGACCGCCTATAACGAAACCTGCGCCACCATCGGATACAATCTATGGAACTGGCGTATGCTTACCTTGACGGGGGAAGTTGGATATATGGATCTTTTCGAGCAAACCTTGTACAACGGAATTATGCCGGGGATCAGTTTGGAGGGAACCGAGTATTTTTATACGAATCCGCTACGTAAGCTGAAGGAATTCGATTGGCCGCTCCGCTGGGGCGTCACCCGCGCCCCGAATATTAAGAGCAGCTTTTGCTGTCCACCGAATGTCCTGCGTACGATCGCGGAAGTTCACAACCACATGTACTCGCTCTCCGACGGAGCCCTTTTCGTGAATCTCTATGGTGCCAACGATTTGGATACGCAGTGGAAAGACGGTCAAGCGGTGAAGCTTCGCCAGAGCACGAACTATCCTTGGGACGGGGCGGTACGTCTCGATTTTGAAAAGGCTCCCAAGTCCCAGTTTGCCCTGCAGCTGAGAATTCCCGAGTGGGTAAATCCGGAAACCACTCAAGTTGTGGTGAACGGCGAGAAGGTCGCCAGCGGCATCGAGGGAGGGCAGTACTTCGAGCTCAAGCGCAAGTGGAAGGAAGGCGACGTGGTAGAGCTCGACCTCGGCTTCGAAGTGAGCCTCTACGAATCGAATCCGCTAGTGGAGGAGACATTGGGCCAAGTGGCAGTCAAGTACGGTCCGCTGGTTTACTGTGTGGAGTCCAACGATCTACCGCAAGGAGTGGACTTGATGGATGTCGCGCTTTCCCTCGACGCAGCGGAGAAGGGCGTGGTTCTTGGCAGTAAGCAAATAGTGAATACGACCGTGACCACCGTGACCTTGCCCGCTTGGCACTTGAACAGCGAGGGCTGGGAATCGAAGAGCCTCTACCGCAAGGCCAGCAAGACGCAGGCGAAGCCGATCCAGCTCGAATTCGTGCCGTATTACGCTTGGGGCAACCGCGGCGACACAGATATGACGATCTGGCTGCAGTCACGCTAG